The Paenibacillus sp. 481 DNA window GGGAGCTATGCCGATCACGCAAATTAACCGACCGTTATCGATGTCATCCTGTGTCATCGTATTTCGTCCGATCTGGACATAGAACGCCTCCGATGGACTTCCACCCATCAATGCGCCGCTGCGCCAAACCGTCGTTAAAAACGCATCGATCGTCAGGTTGACACGGCTCCAAAGCGTCTGGTCATTCGGCTCAAATACGACCCAGTTCGTCCCTGTCTTGATGGATTGCTCCACATAAATAAACAATCTTCTGACGTTTACGTATTTCCATAAGCCGTTGGAAGAGCATGTTCGCGCTCCCCATACTCGAATGCCTTGGCCCGTAAAGGCGCGAATCAAATTGACGCCGATCGGGTTGAGAATATCTTGTTCGCCCGTATTGTACTGGCAATCCAGACCGATACAGCCGCGAACGACTTCGTTCGCTGGAGCCTTGTACACACCACGGGACTGATCCGAGCGTGCATAAATGCCGGCCATCGAACCTGAAGGTGGAATGAAAATGTTGCGTTTTTCTAGTGGATCGTAAACTTGAAGCCAAGGATGATAGAGTGCCGCATATGAAGTGTCGAAAATATTGCGATGAGCCTGAACTTCATCGACTCGTTTTTTTGCCTGAGGAATATCTAGGATGGCAAATCTGCTGGCAAGGTTTTCGCAGTGGGCCACTAAGGCGACCTGCACCGCAGGATCAGTTACACCAGGAACGCTAATGATACTGACCTCGTCATTATCAATGAATGCTTTAATGCCCGTGCGACGTCCAGGGCCGTTGTCAGTCCCCATATAAATGTCGGATGGAAACTTAGATGGATCATCGGTTACGGTTCCGTCCGAACCACCCTCAAAAAAGATACTGTACGACGATAGCTTATTGTCGGGTGCGGACGTTTCCCCTAAAGCTGAAATCGTTTGAAAAGGGGAAACGATGCCTTGCACAGGTTCAGGTGCAACAGGTGTCGCTGGATCGTTCGTTTCTTCCTTCTCATCGGCAGCTTTGTTCGTGCCATCGTCTTCCTTCTCTTGCTCCTTTTCTTTCGGAGGAAGAACGGCTGCTTTGGGCAAAAATGCAATAATATTCGAACGTGAAATGAGTTTCTCAACATGGTTAGGTGCTAATTCGTTGAGCGAGCAATTTTCATACGTCTCCTGCTCTTGCCCAAACGTTACAGCGAGTGTAAACTCGCACGTGGTCAGCACTTTCACCGGAGGTAGCGTCTTGCCATCGTCAATGACCGCTGCGTCGCCAGCAAAATGCTGTGCAAACGTGATGACATCGTCCTGTACAGAAACGACTTGATTGTACAGTTTCGTTTTGCCGTCTGACGTAAAACCAACGATATCGCCAGCAAGAAATCCGGCAGGGCTCGCAACGCGATATTGCGTAGAATTGGAAGCGTCTCCAACAATTGCTTTGATCGTCGTCTTCGCTTTGCTCGAAGGTATAAATTCAGCACGAATCCCGTTGCCCCAAAGACCCGGATTTTTCGCGGAAAAGCTAACGTCCGCTGATTTGCTAACCGCCTTCGCTGGCTTTGCATCCGCAGCAGCGACTCTCATGACAAAGCAGCGGGAGCCCCCGTTGTTAAAAAAATGTTCGACAGCGTACGCCAGAAAGCGGTTGTTGCCATAAGGATTGGCAGGCAAATAGGAACCAAACTGCCTCTGGAAATCGGCAAAGCTTGTTAAGAACCTCGGAATACCCTCGGTGTCCCCCCTCTGTGCCATCCCAATAAAACCCGCCGTACTCGTACTGACACCTTGCATGGGTACGCCACCGCTATCAAATTCTTGCACATACACGCCTGGCGATAAATACTCGGCCATAACTGCCCGATTTCATAAGATCGTACAAATGAACAAGTGAACAGATAGGAAATGAATACATGTTCCTTTGTACTAGTCCCGAAACCAGTTCCTCCCCCCAGCTTGTAGTTAATGTATCGAAGATTGAGAGCAAATCTCAATCGACTAACCGCAGTAAATAGAGCCCAAGTAGGTCGTCTTCCCCTCTGTAACGGTAACTTGTTGACTGAAATGTTGGCCC harbors:
- a CDS encoding phage tail sheath family protein — protein: MAEYLSPGVYVQEFDSGGVPMQGVSTSTAGFIGMAQRGDTEGIPRFLTSFADFQRQFGSYLPANPYGNNRFLAYAVEHFFNNGGSRCFVMRVAAADAKPAKAVSKSADVSFSAKNPGLWGNGIRAEFIPSSKAKTTIKAIVGDASNSTQYRVASPAGFLAGDIVGFTSDGKTKLYNQVVSVQDDVITFAQHFAGDAAVIDDGKTLPPVKVLTTCEFTLAVTFGQEQETYENCSLNELAPNHVEKLISRSNIIAFLPKAAVLPPKEKEQEKEDDGTNKAADEKEETNDPATPVAPEPVQGIVSPFQTISALGETSAPDNKLSSYSIFFEGGSDGTVTDDPSKFPSDIYMGTDNGPGRRTGIKAFIDNDEVSIISVPGVTDPAVQVALVAHCENLASRFAILDIPQAKKRVDEVQAHRNIFDTSYAALYHPWLQVYDPLEKRNIFIPPSGSMAGIYARSDQSRGVYKAPANEVVRGCIGLDCQYNTGEQDILNPIGVNLIRAFTGQGIRVWGARTCSSNGLWKYVNVRRLFIYVEQSIKTGTNWVVFEPNDQTLWSRVNLTIDAFLTTVWRSGALMGGSPSEAFYVQIGRNTMTQDDIDNGRLICVIGIAPVKPAEFVIFRITQKTGGDAS